The following are encoded together in the Mycolicibacterium arabiense genome:
- the rpsC gene encoding 30S ribosomal protein S3, giving the protein MGQKINPHGFRLGITTEWKSRWYADKQYSDYVKEDVAIRKLLATGLERAGIADVEIERTRDRVRVDIHTARPGIVIGRRGTEADRIRTDLEKLTKKQVQLNILEVKSPESVAQLVAQGVAEQLSNRVAFRRAMRKAIQSAMRQPNVKGIRVQCSGRLGGAEMSRSEFYREGRVPLHTLRADIDYGLYEAKTTFGRIGVKVWIYKGDIVGGKRELTAAAPAGADRPRRERPTGATRPRRSGASGTTATSTEAGRAASGSAGDESPAIAEATVGTEAAAGAAESTTQESGS; this is encoded by the coding sequence GTGGGCCAGAAGATCAACCCCCACGGCTTCCGGCTCGGCATCACCACCGAGTGGAAGTCCCGGTGGTACGCCGACAAGCAGTACTCGGACTACGTCAAGGAAGACGTCGCGATCCGCAAGCTGCTGGCCACGGGTCTCGAGCGCGCCGGCATCGCCGACGTCGAGATCGAGCGCACCCGTGACCGCGTCCGCGTCGACATCCACACCGCGCGTCCCGGCATCGTCATCGGTCGCCGCGGCACCGAGGCCGACCGCATCCGCACCGACCTGGAGAAGCTGACCAAGAAGCAGGTCCAGCTCAACATCCTCGAGGTGAAGAGCCCGGAGTCGGTCGCGCAGTTGGTCGCTCAAGGTGTCGCCGAGCAGCTGAGCAACCGCGTGGCGTTCCGCCGTGCGATGCGCAAGGCGATCCAGTCGGCGATGCGCCAGCCCAACGTCAAGGGCATCCGCGTGCAGTGCTCGGGCCGCCTCGGTGGCGCCGAGATGAGCCGCTCGGAGTTCTACCGCGAAGGCCGGGTGCCGCTGCACACGCTGCGCGCCGACATCGACTACGGCCTCTACGAGGCCAAGACCACGTTCGGTCGCATCGGTGTGAAGGTCTGGATCTACAAGGGCGACATCGTCGGTGGCAAGCGCGAGCTGACCGCCGCGGCACCGGCAGGCGCCGACCGTCCCCGTCGCGAGCGTCCGACGGGTGCCACCCGTCCGCGCCGCAGCGGCGCATCGGGCACGACGGCCACGAGCACCGAGGCCGGCCGCGCTGCGTCCGGTTCGGCCGGGGACGAATCGCCCGCCATCGCCGAGGCGACCGTGGGCACCGAAGCTGCCGCAGGTGCAGCCGAGAGCACTACGCAAGAGTCAGGGAGCTAG
- the rplV gene encoding 50S ribosomal protein L22, producing the protein MTTAITEYPSATAKARFVRVSASKARRVIDLVRGKSVSDALDILRWAPQAASEPVAKVIASAAANAQNNDGLDPSTLVVAAVYADEGPTAKRIRPRAQGRAFRIRKRTSHITVIVESRPSRDQGSKGAGSAAAARARRAQGSKAKSTQGQAPAKASAKKADTKADTTTEASDAKGGSE; encoded by the coding sequence ATGACCACTGCAATCACTGAATACCCGTCCGCGACGGCGAAGGCGCGCTTCGTGCGCGTCTCGGCGTCCAAGGCACGCCGGGTGATCGACCTGGTACGCGGCAAGTCCGTGTCCGACGCGCTGGACATCCTGCGGTGGGCACCGCAGGCCGCCAGCGAGCCGGTGGCCAAGGTCATCGCGAGCGCAGCTGCCAACGCGCAGAACAACGACGGACTCGACCCGTCGACGCTCGTGGTCGCCGCCGTCTACGCAGACGAGGGCCCGACCGCCAAGCGCATCCGTCCGCGTGCCCAGGGCCGCGCCTTCCGGATCCGCAAGCGCACCAGCCACATCACGGTGATCGTCGAGAGCCGCCCGTCGAGGGACCAGGGCTCGAAGGGTGCCGGATCGGCTGCCGCAGCGCGCGCACGTCGTGCGCAGGGCAGCAAGGCCAAGAGCACGCAGGGACAGGCTCCGGCCAAGGCGTCCGCCAAGAAGGCCGATACGAAGGCCGACACGACTACCGAAGCGTCTGACGCGAAGGGAGGCTCGGAGTAG
- the rpsS gene encoding 30S ribosomal protein S19, whose translation MPRSLKKGPFVDDHLLKKVDVQNDKNTKQVIKTWSRRSTIIPDFIGHTFAVHDGRKHVPVFVTESMVGHKLGEFAPTRTFKGHIKDDRKSKRR comes from the coding sequence ATGCCACGCAGCCTCAAGAAGGGTCCGTTCGTCGACGACCATCTGTTGAAGAAGGTCGACGTTCAGAACGACAAGAATACGAAGCAGGTCATCAAGACCTGGTCGCGTCGATCGACCATCATCCCTGACTTCATCGGTCACACCTTCGCCGTCCACGACGGTCGCAAGCACGTGCCGGTGTTCGTCACCGAGTCGATGGTCGGACACAAGCTGGGCGAGTTCGCCCCGACGCGAACGTTCAAGGGTCACATCAAGGACGACCGGAAGAGCAAGCGGCGCTAA
- the rpmC gene encoding 50S ribosomal protein L29, whose protein sequence is MAVGTSPGELREMTDDELTGRLRESKEELFNLRFQMATGQLSNNRRLRTVRQEIARVYTVLRERELGLASGPVGEDS, encoded by the coding sequence ATGGCAGTGGGAACTTCGCCTGGCGAACTGCGCGAGATGACCGACGACGAGCTGACCGGTCGGCTCCGGGAGTCGAAGGAAGAGCTGTTCAACCTTCGCTTTCAGATGGCCACCGGCCAGCTCTCGAACAACCGTCGGCTCCGCACGGTGCGACAGGAGATTGCGCGCGTCTACACGGTGTTGCGCGAACGTGAGCTGGGTCTGGCGTCTGGACCCGTTGGTGAGGATTCGTAA
- the rpsQ gene encoding 30S ribosomal protein S17 — MADNGSETKSGAKGPAYTPKTEKPRNRRKTRIGYVVSDKMQKTIVVELEDRKSHPLYGKIIRTTTKVKAHDEDGVAGVGDRVSLMETRPLSATKRWRLVEVLERAK, encoded by the coding sequence ATGGCAGACAACGGTAGTGAAACCAAGAGCGGTGCGAAGGGTCCGGCGTACACGCCCAAGACCGAGAAGCCCCGCAACCGTCGCAAGACCCGTATCGGCTACGTGGTGAGCGACAAGATGCAGAAGACCATCGTCGTCGAGCTGGAGGATCGCAAGAGCCACCCGCTCTACGGCAAGATCATCCGCACGACCACCAAGGTCAAGGCGCATGACGAAGACGGCGTCGCCGGCGTCGGCGACCGGGTGTCCCTGATGGAGACCCGTCCGCTGTCGGCGACCAAGCGCTGGCGCCTGGTCGAGGTCCTCGAAAGGGCCAAGTAA
- the rplP gene encoding 50S ribosomal protein L16, which produces MLIPRRVKHRKQHHPQQRGIASGGTSVSFGDYGIQALGHAYITNRQIESARIAINRHIKRGGKVWINIFPDRPLTKKPAETRMGSGKGSPEWWVANVKPGRVLFELSYPDEKVAREALTRAIHKLPIKARIVTREEQF; this is translated from the coding sequence ATGTTGATTCCCCGCAGGGTCAAGCACCGCAAGCAGCACCACCCGCAGCAGCGCGGCATCGCCAGCGGTGGCACCTCGGTGAGCTTCGGTGACTACGGCATCCAGGCCCTCGGCCATGCCTACATCACCAACCGGCAGATCGAGTCCGCTCGTATCGCCATCAACCGGCACATCAAGCGTGGCGGCAAGGTGTGGATCAACATCTTCCCGGACCGCCCGCTGACCAAGAAGCCCGCTGAGACCCGCATGGGTTCCGGCAAGGGTTCGCCGGAGTGGTGGGTCGCGAACGTCAAGCCCGGCCGCGTGCTGTTCGAGCTGAGCTACCCCGACGAGAAGGTCGCGCGCGAGGCACTCACGCGCGCCATCCACAAGTTGCCGATCAAGGCACGCATCGTTACCAGAGAGGAGCAGTTCTGA
- a CDS encoding glycosyl hydrolase family 28-related protein yields the protein MDKRAYGMSGVVAAAGIGLALVTGPGISAAEPSASDAPGPSSSSPSAGASNADAPSSNTTPLQGSSATGPARDGSGASDTSADSDPATDSEPATDPVTDRDESDDPADPEPEVPSDADGDATGEVPVEPDGDVTEPREPEPTGGADGDHGSDTAVSTPSPAQHQPTPTNATNAPVGGSNSASGTDVETDRPTEPASPSVEIVVIAEPADPSPVSETTTPEVAVIAAPDVPERLSAQPAGIVATLLSTIDATGAPGPVESPSLWAVLAWVRRQLGVATISQTGNQSTTSATTSTAPVTTINVKDYGAVGDGITDDSAAIKAAQAALSSGERLYFPQGNYRFAQQQPAGNAAVLLKGLSNVTVEFAPGARLLMDNLDAAGHGTSHGIRIEGSASHVAIINPTVEWVTRPSARSFGDGISVLGWPSDSPPPAGWTGSTGTVQFVSIVNARVVNAPQTGAVVMGASDVTVTNFTAIGTLADGLHFNANRRVTVDGLVAQNTGDDGLAFVTYYDPTQQWTYGPGDGPFNQAGLGEWNNGGSVASHITVTGGSASGVRVQGGYDITISDVTVTGKDYGIQLNSAKAVGPGDWTSLASRDIHFSDVTIDGAQTGIVLATNNIDGTEASMWWDFGGSSFTDVVIRGSKNWSLAVETPAVTTSKFAGITLRNVYAESLAASGPTVGGNGGILLASLRDSVIDGVRLVADHPSDVIVTGAGAIRGALDVAGLPSANLTIDDLVLEGPGRILVQDIAGVTFGNVSSSGADGSAVVLYRVKDASFENITAYLPGRGTGSGYGVQILQVYDLDIANITVTMDDHVGTSWWAVELGGGNPDQDVAGQGVRIENVTYVSGRDDVDSDIVVQGGPYGPVDWYINAQWRHEGEATPQWRSATYGDTTPL from the coding sequence GTGGACAAGCGCGCATACGGCATGAGCGGGGTGGTCGCCGCTGCGGGCATCGGGTTGGCTCTGGTGACCGGTCCCGGCATCAGCGCCGCGGAACCGTCGGCATCGGATGCACCCGGACCCAGTTCGTCGTCGCCGTCGGCCGGCGCGTCGAACGCCGATGCCCCGTCGTCGAATACGACGCCCTTGCAGGGCTCTTCGGCCACGGGTCCCGCGCGGGACGGTAGCGGCGCGTCCGACACCTCCGCTGACTCCGACCCGGCCACCGACTCCGAACCGGCCACCGACCCGGTGACCGATCGCGACGAGTCCGACGATCCCGCCGATCCGGAACCCGAGGTTCCGTCGGATGCGGACGGGGATGCCACGGGAGAAGTTCCGGTCGAACCCGACGGCGACGTGACCGAACCTCGGGAGCCGGAGCCCACCGGCGGCGCCGACGGCGACCACGGATCGGACACGGCCGTGTCGACACCCTCACCGGCGCAGCATCAACCCACTCCCACGAACGCCACCAACGCCCCGGTGGGCGGCTCGAATTCCGCCTCGGGCACGGACGTCGAGACCGATCGGCCGACGGAACCGGCGTCGCCATCTGTCGAGATCGTGGTGATCGCCGAACCGGCCGACCCCAGCCCGGTCTCGGAGACGACGACACCCGAAGTCGCCGTGATCGCCGCACCCGATGTGCCAGAACGGCTTTCAGCGCAACCCGCCGGCATCGTCGCGACCCTGCTGAGCACGATCGACGCCACCGGTGCGCCAGGACCCGTCGAATCGCCATCGCTGTGGGCCGTCCTGGCATGGGTACGCCGACAACTCGGCGTCGCGACCATCTCCCAGACCGGCAATCAGTCGACGACGTCGGCGACGACCTCCACCGCGCCCGTCACCACCATCAACGTAAAGGACTACGGCGCAGTCGGAGACGGGATCACCGACGACTCTGCCGCCATCAAGGCCGCGCAGGCGGCGCTGTCGTCGGGCGAGCGGCTGTACTTCCCGCAGGGGAACTACCGGTTCGCCCAACAGCAGCCCGCCGGCAACGCAGCGGTCCTGCTCAAGGGACTGTCGAACGTGACGGTCGAGTTCGCGCCCGGTGCCCGGCTCTTGATGGACAACCTGGACGCCGCCGGACACGGCACGAGCCACGGCATCCGCATCGAGGGCTCGGCGTCCCACGTGGCGATCATCAACCCCACCGTCGAGTGGGTCACCCGGCCATCCGCACGCAGCTTCGGTGACGGAATCTCGGTGCTCGGCTGGCCATCCGACTCCCCGCCGCCGGCGGGTTGGACGGGCTCGACCGGCACCGTGCAGTTCGTGTCGATCGTCAACGCTCGCGTGGTCAACGCACCGCAGACCGGAGCGGTCGTGATGGGAGCGTCCGACGTGACCGTCACGAACTTCACCGCCATCGGAACGCTGGCCGACGGGTTGCACTTCAACGCGAATCGCCGCGTCACGGTCGACGGTCTCGTCGCGCAGAACACCGGCGACGACGGTCTGGCCTTCGTGACCTATTACGACCCGACTCAGCAATGGACCTACGGACCCGGAGACGGTCCGTTCAATCAAGCCGGCCTCGGCGAATGGAACAACGGCGGTTCCGTCGCCTCCCACATCACGGTGACCGGTGGCTCCGCCAGCGGCGTCCGGGTCCAGGGTGGCTACGACATCACCATCAGTGACGTGACGGTGACCGGCAAGGACTACGGAATCCAGCTCAACTCCGCCAAGGCGGTCGGCCCGGGTGACTGGACGAGCCTCGCGTCGCGCGACATCCACTTCTCAGACGTGACGATCGACGGCGCCCAGACCGGAATCGTGCTGGCCACCAATAACATCGACGGCACTGAGGCCTCCATGTGGTGGGACTTCGGAGGCTCGTCGTTTACCGACGTCGTCATCCGCGGTTCGAAGAACTGGTCGCTCGCCGTCGAGACCCCCGCGGTGACGACGAGCAAGTTCGCCGGCATCACGCTGCGCAACGTCTACGCCGAGAGCCTGGCCGCCAGCGGACCGACCGTCGGCGGCAACGGCGGAATCCTGCTGGCCTCGCTGCGCGACTCGGTGATCGACGGCGTACGACTCGTCGCCGACCACCCGAGTGACGTCATCGTCACGGGCGCTGGCGCGATCCGCGGGGCGCTCGACGTCGCCGGCCTCCCGTCGGCGAACCTGACGATCGACGACCTGGTGCTCGAGGGTCCCGGACGGATCCTCGTCCAGGACATCGCCGGAGTGACGTTCGGCAACGTGTCGTCCAGCGGTGCGGACGGCAGCGCCGTCGTGCTGTACCGGGTCAAGGACGCCTCCTTCGAGAACATCACGGCGTATCTGCCAGGACGCGGCACCGGGTCGGGCTACGGCGTACAGATCCTGCAGGTCTACGACCTCGACATCGCGAACATCACGGTGACGATGGACGACCACGTCGGGACGTCATGGTGGGCAGTGGAACTCGGCGGCGGCAACCCGGATCAGGACGTCGCAGGCCAAGGTGTCCGCATCGAGAACGTCACGTACGTCAGCGGTCGCGACGACGTGGACTCCGACATCGTCGTCCAGGGCGGCCCCTACGGGCCCGTCGACTGGTACATCAATGCTCAGTGGCGCCACGAAGGCGAGGCCACGCCGCAGTGGCGATCAGCGACGTACGGCGACACCACCCCGCTCTGA